The window AATGGACTTGAAAAAGGCAATATTGATGAAAAAAGAACAACTGCGACTAATAAAGCAGTAAACCTACTAATCTTTGATTTCAAGAAAATCCCTCCTATTCTTTAACTTTGTAAAAGCTTACTTAAATTTCTCTATCCTCCTTACTAGTTATTTCTGTTTCACACTACATATTAGAGAGGGTGCTATATAAGCGTCAATGTTGTTTGAATATTTCGACACATTTAAGACGCAAAAAGACGATGAAAATAATAACCGTTATATATAGAATAGGTGGAGAGATTCACCTTTTCAAAATGTAATAAAAGTTAAGAAAACAAAATATGAGAGGTGCCAGTATGAATTCTATACTTAAGAAACTTGAAGGAGGTCTGATTGTTTCTTGTCAGGCTTTGGAAGAAGAACCATTACACGGATCAACTATCATGAGTAAAATGGCGATTGCAGCCCGGGAAGGCGGAGCGGTCGGGATAAGGGCAAACAGTCCGGCTGATATTAAAGCAATAAAACAGGCGGTCGATTTGCCTGTTATCGGTTTATATAAGAAAAACTATCAAGATAGTGAAATTTACATAACGCCAACTATAAAAGAAGTTGGAGAGGTCGTGGCGGCCGGTGCCGATATTGTTGCTTTCGATGCAACCTTCAGGGTTCGACCAGGTGGACAACAGCTCGACGATTTTGTAAAAGAGATTAAGTCCGCATTTCCTTCTACATTATTAATGGCTGATATAGCCACCGTTGAAGAAGGGCTGCATGCAGTCGAGTTAGGCTGTGATGTGATTTCTACAACTCTGGCTGGATATACTCCGGACACTGAGCACATCACGAAATT is drawn from Bacillus sp. FJAT-18017 and contains these coding sequences:
- a CDS encoding N-acetylmannosamine-6-phosphate 2-epimerase; this translates as MNSILKKLEGGLIVSCQALEEEPLHGSTIMSKMAIAAREGGAVGIRANSPADIKAIKQAVDLPVIGLYKKNYQDSEIYITPTIKEVGEVVAAGADIVAFDATFRVRPGGQQLDDFVKEIKSAFPSTLLMADIATVEEGLHAVELGCDVISTTLAGYTPDTEHITKFDRDLLATLVEKAGRPVVAEGRVNTPELAAECIRAGAFAVVVGSAITRPQEITKHFAKEISLTKMKGFTK